In Candidatus Binataceae bacterium, the DNA window GGCGCGGACGGCGGGCGCGACCATCACACTGGTTCCGGCAGCGAGGCCGGTGCGGATCGCGGCCGTAGCGCTGAGCGCGCCCAACGCCAGCATCCAGAGGGCGACCCATGCCCAATTTTCGCGGCGTGCGAGCGCGGCGGCGAGGTAGAGAGCAGTTGCGCCGAGGAGAAACGCCAGCGGAAAATGCACCACCAGCGGATGGAGGTTTTGCAACACGGCGGCACCCGGGAAGTCGAACAGGTGACGCAGCATCGTAACCCCCGCGGCGCGGGCTATTTCACTGACTTGACGGTCAGATAGTTGACGCCGCCCTTGCTGAACTGGTCGCCGGTCACAGTCACTTCGTCTTCCATCTTGTCAATCACGGCAGACGGCAGGGCCTCATCGTTCTTGGGCGGGAGCAAGGTGTACATATCGCCGCTGCCTTTTTCGACCAAGGCGACCGGAATGCCTTTTTTGGCGCATTCGGTAGCGCATTTTTTGTGATCGGCGCCATGCGCGCCCAATGTGACATAGCAGAAGCTGTCCTCGAGGGTGCCGGTTACCGTCTTCTCGGCGGCGCCGGCGGCGCCCGCGAGGGCAATCGAAATCAACAATCCGCCCGCGATGATCGCGATTCTGTTCATGGTTCCTCCTTG includes these proteins:
- a CDS encoding DUF2231 domain-containing protein translates to MLRHLFDFPGAAVLQNLHPLVVHFPLAFLLGATALYLAAALARRENWAWVALWMLALGALSATAAIRTGLAAGTSVMVAPAVRARILLQHEHLMLTAWGLSLGLLGWAILAPPMPRRGALAFLALLLLMAGVLVKGADYGAWMVFGYNAGGSLPQPIEFSS